The DNA segment TGCCCTTCGCCAGTGTGTTGCGCAGATGCATCTCGTACTCCAGCAGCAACCGCGACGTTGGTGAACCCGGCGTTGGAGTAACGTTCGGAGGGTTCTaaaagaagggaaaataaGCATATTTCGTTACACGGGTTAGGTACACCACGCCACCATTGAGGTGCAATCGGTCCCGCCAATCCTACCTGATGGTGATGCGAATGTCGTCCACTCTGCCGTCCGTACGGCGGCTGATCCTGATCCGAGTTGCCGTTGCTCGAGCTGGGCGTGGTGGCGTAGCACTGATTGTCGAACATCACGTTATCCGATGGTGGTGAGCCCTCCACGCAGCTTCGATCACGCTCGAGCTCCAGATACAGCCCGCGTCCACCGTGCTGATGGCCTCTGCCTATTTCGTGCGATGATCTGTCGATAAAGGATGATAGTGGCATTAGCATTAACCAGTAGTTCATTTTCTTAATGATAAATAAGGATACACACCTTGAGCCAGAGAAACGGGAGCTCTGACTAGCGTTACGTGAAATGGTGCCGTTATTGTTTAACATATGTGCATTGTGAATAGTGTGCTGATGCGTATGAGGAGTGTTGGTTGCAGAGTTATAGTAATTGTAACGGCGTCTGCCCATCTCCGGCGATGTCACGGGACTTTCGGCACTTGGCATTGGCTTCAGCATGCGCTTCATGGTAGATGAATCTGGGGAGCGAAGTAATGCAAGATCGTTAATAAGGGAGCGTTCTACATCGACCGTTTGCAAGTAACTTTCAGCAGCTGGAAACACTAACCAACATTCATATCCTCTGTGCTCTTGGACTTGTTACGTCTAgccgtgttgttgttgatgatgttgtGATGCATGTCGTGTTGATCGCGGGGCTAAAAGAAGTAGAGAAGAAGCGGGCACCAGAAGATGAGCGGGTTAGAAGAGCCTGACAAAGCGAACAGTGCAGCAACAcctaccatctcttcattgaagTCCTTCGTCCTGGTGCCGGTACCGGTGGAGGTGGTCTTGGTTGAGCGTTCCGGCTGCTGCAATGTACCGCCGGCCTGGGTCCCCTCCGATTTGGATGTTTCCTCGGGACGTTGATTACCCATGGCGGAACCTGATTCATCCTGCCCGATCTGGGACCCGACATGATTCTGCGTGACGGCTGTACCGGTGACGGTGCCAACATTAGTCATTGTACTTGTTTCTTGGGACTTTGTCTGTCTGTGGCCAGCTTCTACGATAGAACATACAGCAACAAGAAAGATGTTAACGCATTGACTACTCTAAAGATCTTAACATCTCTTGGTTGAATTGACCAAAAATACTAATTTTAGTTCGCAAAAACTCAAAAGGAACTAATATTTGCATTCTTCTTGCATTCACAAAACGTTAATGACACTCTCTTCTGCCATACCTTGACTGTTGATCGTATTTCCCTGAGTATTGTTTGCTCCAACATTGTCGTACAGTGAGGTGCTGGAGGTGGCCGTCGCAATCTTTTCACTACGCAGCGTCTCCGTCTCCGTAGCCCGGTTGGTAGCCCTCGGAAGGGTGGATGATCCTACAAAGGTGTGCCATCATGTATTAGTCAAATAGCAAGACGCTCATCTCGATGTCAAATTCGGCGCAAAACTTACCACGATACCGTGGATCCTGGGCCCGAATCCTAGCGTACTGTTCGGCGGTCATGCAGGTGCACTGGGGTTCCCGGGCGCGCGACGGGCTCGCCGGCGTGCTGAGCGGTTTCCTCTTCGTCTTAACCTTGCCCTTCCCAGGTGGATCAAGTTTTAGTGAATAGCTTGAGGAGGCCTTTCGTGAAAATTTGAAAGAAGGCGACTGTAAAACGTCGCACTATTATTAGGGTGATGAATGGCTATGGCAGGGAAGACGGCGCGCAACTGGACTGGAACACTGGTGGTGaaggtgtgtgtttgaaagGTGGAGGTGGGGGCAGGAGCTGCATGACAGGAGTTGGGATGGGGGAGTAATTGTGATAAGGGACCCggtgggtttttgtttatcGCTTGCGCGTGATCGCAGGCGCCCTCTGGGTGCGTTTCCGCACTCGTACTTTCTTGGATTCAGATTCGAACGCGAGTGGCGCAGGAGTTGTTGAGTTTGGAGTTTAGTTGGACGGTGTCGCCCGGAGGTGGTTGGAGTTGGAGGATGCTCATTTACTCACAAATAATAGTGCAACATTTTATTAGCGGCATAGTTTAGAGATAGAACAGGTGTGATAGCGATAAGTAGAATGGGGTGAAAGGTAAGAACATAGCTACAGCCGCAGAGCAGCCGCTTGGATGCGGTAGGTGGGtcgtgagtttgtgtgtgtgtgtgtctgttgagTGAAGACAGagcatttgtgttgtttgtgggTGCGAAACGTTCGGATCGTGCGATCGTACGGCTCAATCAGTGTTGAGCCAGACTCACGATGtactcatacacacatacatacggatagtacagacaaacacacacacatactcgtaAACAATCAGGCAGTGTAGAATAGTGGGCTGAGATATAGCCAGACAGCAAGAGAGCTTAGACAGAGAGTTTCGTGAGGGTTACCTCACGCGTACACATATGGCGTACACTCATAGAAACACAAACCGGTTgaagtagcagtagtagtagaagtagtagtagtagtagtagtagtagtagtagtagtggtagtagtagcaaATCAGCAGTAGAAGTAGCAGTACAACACTGGATGAAAGATCGTTAGCTATACTTACACAACATTCACGGAACTGTTTCGCATCGATCGGGGATGTAAAGTTCAGGCCCCAGGTATCGTTCGTCATCGGGTCCTTCCAGTAGATGAAGCATTCTGAGGCCTGCCCGATGCGTGTGCCTAAAACGAGAAGCAGCTGGGTGTCAGTTTGACTGGACGCACGGCTGGTCGGTGCGATTGTTTCATTCTTACCCGGTTGCACTAGTCGTACGTCAAGGATCTTATCGACTTGGCTGTTGTATGCGGTGATGTGGAATACGCACTCGGGCGAGTCCTGAATGCAGGTGATGTTCACCGGTACCAAATCCTCCGACACCTGCTGCCATTTTACGGTGCCGGCACCGCTTGCCGATACGTGGAACACTTCTGCCCACAACCTGTAATGATGGTTCGCAcgagtaacaaaaaaaaacccggatCAGCTAGATTAACGATCTTTTCCAATGATAGAAAGAACGGCGCCCCACTGTACGAGGCCATTTCCGACGTATTCTCCCGGAGAACGGGGAGGAATATTGAGCGGAAAATCGTTTTTTCGGCTTTCCCGAAATCCTTTTAATCTcgaacacgaaaaaaaacaacagtggAACTACTATGGCACCACCCCCTATGACtaacatacaaacacaaacgtaAACCTTACCTCAGGAGATGGCCGTCCCGCCTACGGGATGCTTGCCAAGGAGAATCTTCATAACGATATGCCTTCCGCATAAGCGGCGCACACGAGCAGCTTAGTTTATTACCCATAGCGCAACTTGGGCACCCAGCCTGTCCTCCTGTCGTTTTCCGGAAAGCAGATGTGCGAAAGAGACATTGTAGAGATTGTGAGCGAGTTCACGGCATCGggcaaaaggggggggggggggggtggggggggtcCCGAGGGTTACGAGAGCGTTGGAATTTAGTGGCGCTGCGAAGGATTACGAAGACGCAGTGGACCGCTGGGAATACGGGCTTTGCCCTTTCGCCTTCGCAGCGCCATCTGCGCCAACTGGTTCGGGGCGGGATGGTTTGGGGATCGTATTGTTACCTGAGGTTCCTTGCTGTCACCACATCCCACTGACATCGGCTCGTGAAAGAGCTTGGCCTCGGTTCAACGACTGGGACCGCTGATTATGTCTGTGGCTGTAGTGACGGCTGCCACGCTACAAGACGCCAGTTTCGGGCGAGGGAGAAGAGAAACGCAACGAAGTGTATTAGTACGGCTAGCAAGGCGCGGGCATTCGACGGCTTTCGGCATCGAGTGAAAGGATGTGTGCAGAGAAGTTTTGGGAGCCACGCTCGGTGCATTATTGCGGGCGGGTGAGTTGGTACCTTAAGGGCGTGTTCGGCGCACCGTACCGAATGAGGCAGGGTTAGTAGCACCGCGTTCGTACGTTCAATTCATGGCACTAGCAAATACATTCTTCATCGGGGGCATTGTGTACGGGTTTAAAAGTTTAAAGCTCTATAACCGCCCATACCCACACACGCGGACTGCTTACAATGGGGATTGCGTTCGATGCAGCTTTGCAAAGTGCAATCTCGAGATGGGTTTTGCTTGCGAGAAAAGGGCCTGCACTCACTCCCTGGcacgctctctttctctctttttctctccgcTGCGATCCGTCCTGGGACGGTGTCCGGGGGCGAGTTCCGAGTTGACctaaatttatatttaataCAACTCCCCCGCCACACTGGCATTGAGCAGTCATCGACAGGAAGCAGAATCACGGCGGTGAGATTAGAACGAAGTCGGCTCGCTACCGACAGCGGTGGCGGCGCCTTTGCTGCTCACCCTCGCTCACTGAGCGCTGGTGCAGTCTCACTATGCATGCCGGATGTTTCGTAATTGACATTGAGTGCTCAAGTACTTTGGCGCACGAATTGAACGTGAAGAACGGGGCgttctctcctttttttttgggaggggtGGTAGGAGCTTAGGATATTGAGATTGGCATTTGGTGGTGGTTCGGAATAATAATTGAggtttttgattgttttgaaatcTAATGAAGTGCATGCTTAGGACTAGGGCTCAAAGTAAAGGATTAGATTTAAGGGAGGAATGATCAACTTTGGTTTGTATAACGAAGAATTGGTTTTTTAAACACGAACTTGTTTGTTTATCATGAGCTTGTGTTAGAGTTAATGAGGCTATACTGTTGGCTACGCAGACTTTACAAAACTACGATGAACAATAGTACAAATGCTGTACAATCAGGTATGAGAATGATGGTTTTTGTATTTCGATTATTGAAAGCAATGATTTTATGTGTCTTCATGAACGATACTCCATTACCTCGATACTGATCGAATTCTTTTTTCGAGCTATTTACACATCGGAGAACGATATGATATGAACGCGCTAACCAAACTACCAAAAATAATACGCTTCAAATGCTTCAAAACCAGCACGAGAAAAACGCACATCGTACGCTGTATACTACTGTCTGggttgaaaacacacacatagataTAAATATTACACAACTTGATTACGAAAGAAGAATTTGAAATCGCGTTTGGATACAGCAAAATTAGGAAATGTTAATCTTTTGCGATGCATATTTgttaaaatcaaaaaaatagtAGTAGCTAATAGTAGTACACACAATCGAGTAGGATTATGCTTACAGTGTTAGCATAATCTGTTTTAAAAATACTATGTAATGccaatataaaaaagaaagattctTCTACAGATACAgcacagtagcagcagcagcagctcctacgctaacacacaaaaaaagtcaaaatgaaaagaaaaacaaaaaccagacaaacacacacaaacagcggCTTTTCAACGTTTGTACACTAAGGTTAGAGAAACGAGAATGCGGTGAAACGAAAACGCGAAATGGAACGAAATCTCAAGACACTTTTGAAGGGAGTCAAAAAAGCTGCAAGAACCTGTCGCAATACGGGCTAGCGCTTGTGTTTGCAGGCTGCACTATTTACCAAAGCTCATTCGCACACAGTGATTGGTTCGCATCATTCTCATAAATTGTAGCGtagttctttttctttgtgttgtTCGTTATTGCTGTTCGcacgttttttttacgtttttgcCAGTAGATGGTCGTAGTTACCGTTTAGCGGGATCGGTAAGTGTggatttaaattaattgtttattctttttttattttccccttTTTACAAACTAGCCCCTTAAGAAAGCGTTTACACACTGGCGTATGTTGTCCGGGCCCCTACAGCATATAAAGGTCTAGCACACGCGTAGTACCAATTTTAGCGTTTAGGTTTTataattttgtatttattttagacTGCACAGCACAGAGAACATAAACGGGAGTGTGTGGTAAGCTAACAGTGGTAAGGAAAGTAGAAAGTAGTGTTTTAAGAGCAATAGGAAATCAGaataagaaaaggaaaatcaaGAGAAACGAAAGGCTTATTATTTAAAGAATGCTACGTGTGTGCGGTGGTCCTGGATAAAGTAAAACCGAAcgaataacaaaacaaaagcataaaaaaaacgaaaaggtgGATCCGTGGTGGAAAAACATACCTCGAAGTGGCCCCAGCCATCGGCGTTCATCTTGGCAGCCTCTACGCTACCCTTAGCTCCCATTTTGTCTTACGCGTGAGTGTGTCTTTTTCGCACCGTGGCCGCTCTCTAGCCGGGGTTTTTGCCTGTTGGCACCGTTTTGGCCACCGTTTTTACTTTCTGCcaaccctttttgttttgccacaAAACGTCTTTCAACGTTCTTTCGAAGCTTTCGTGTTTTGTGTTCTCAAAATggggtgtctttttttttttttttgactgaCTGCTAGGGGAGGGGAGATTTTCACTGTATTATATTACGCTAACGTCGAAGGGGGAGAAGGAAAATTGTTGTCGTTTGGGTTCGATTGCTTGCTTGCTAGCAAATGACATCAACTTTGGGGTTGTTGTTGAGCTATAAAAATGTTCACTAttttcggtgtttttttttgtttttgtatgtacAGCAGGTGGCGGGTATGAAATacgaggtgtttttttttttttggttttcgcTTATAGATGTAGTAAAATTTTAGCACTTTTCAATCACACTTTTCTCTCCATTcgttctctcttgctctcgcTCACTTGTGTTTGGTTTCTGCTCTCCTGGCTGTTTGTGTCTCGGTCGGGCAGCTCCTTTCGAATTCGAAcgtacacacacgctcgcatacactcacacagacacacgtacACTATTTCTCGgtcgctctcgctcgctctatCTCAACTGTGTTGTCAATTaggcaaaggaaaacaaacgaaaaattaAGAGGAAGAAAGCGATGCGTCAAACACACCCATCTTAAAGAAAACTATAAATTGTGCAAAATGCACCCATGAGCAAGAAACTGCACATGCTACGAGAGGGACGGGTAAAGCTCTGTCAACAAATTCTTTTTGCCAAGCGCCAACAGTATCTGCTACCGAAGAAAAACTACACTTTTCCACCGTTTCTTACTTGTTTCGTTAGTGACAGAGTTTTAAATCCACTTCGCTTTCCCTTGCTCGACCACTGTCACCCACTGCCTCGCTCGTGCCCACACGATTCGCCTCAGAAtcggcaacaaaaaaggaagaaaattcGCCCCCTTTCACGGTGAGTCGAGAACAAACCAACACCCCAAATACGTCACCGAACGGAAAAGGCATCCGCATCCGCCGACCACACGAAAAACGGGCAACTTTTCACGCACACGCTTTGCACGATGAAAACCGCATGTGAAAACGGTCGACAAtagccccacacacacacacacacacacacacacacacacacacacacacacacacacacacacacacacacacgcgcgtttGCCTGAGTCCTGCTTTACAGAGCTCGCAcagccaaaaaagaaaaccacggacactacacacaagcacaaccGTACGTcgaagcacacaaacacacgcgcacgcattTGGCAGCTCTCGCTCGACCACCCTTCAATCGATCGGGTGAGCGGATGAGCAGCGAGCCAGCATCCCTTTCACTGTGTGCATCACAGACACGGTCACCGACACACCGTACGCTCACCAGGCAGGTTGTTCATCTCACACTAGTCACCCCTATGGCTCATCGTGAGAGGGCACTGACGACAGCTCACCGCTCACCGAAGCCACTCACGAAAGGGATGCTGTGACGAAACGGTGTCGGAACACGGATGCTGTTGTCGCTTCTGCTTTGATCTGTAGTTCTACAAGACTTATTTCCCTCCCGGCAAGCTACAAGCCACGAACCTGCACTGCACAATACCACCTAAAGCGTGCGCTTGTTCACGGCAAGGGATGGCTGCGACTGTGGCCGTACCAGCTTCCAAAACCCAGCGAGACGTGCGTGTCCCAATAAACGACTCACGAGCGACTGACTCCGACTGCTCACTGCTGCTCCCAAAAACGCAGGGAGGGAAGACAGCACCAAACTGTCATAACCTAATTTCCGTCAGAGTCGAAACGAACGGTCCACATCGATGGGCTACAACACTACACTATCCTGGCCACAtacacactgtgtgtgtgtgcgtgtgtgtgtgcactcaAACGCAAACTACCGTGTCTTGATCAACTATTTTCCACCCGGACGACGTTCGAGACCAATGCTTCACCGTGCATGGGCGCTCTGACCGACGAAAAAAACTCCTCCGTTTCCTGCGAGCTGCTGCGAGTCTTTCGGGGGAAAGCCCTACTTTTTTGTCCCTACCTCGGTGGCACAGTGGCACTGGCGCTCACCACTACCAACATGACGATTACTACACGTACACGCGCACAGGTTCGCCCATCACTCGGGAGAGCGCGACCGAGGAAAATGTTGCTCGCAAGAGCAGAGATTTCCCAACACCGACACAAAACCACTGGTGGAAAATCCCGTCCGGATGCTGCGCTCGGCGACTGCACacgctcacgcacacacgcacacgtggtgacgggagagagagagagagagagctacgAGAGCAAGAGATGTGCCGAAGAGAGTGTCCTGACACCACCCTTGCCGAAAGAGCACGTACCGCGCAGGCCAAGGGTTGCTATGGTGCCGTGTGGATGCTCTCCGACTGAGTGGTGGGAGGAAATGAGAAGGACTGTCAAGCTATGCTGCCCTTCTAGCACATTGCATTCGATCCTTTCGTTTGGCAACTTCGCGAGCTTTCGAGAAGTGGACGGTTAGAACCGAAATCCTGCTACAGTATATCTGCCGTggtatctctctcgctctagcttttttttttccttcaattttCAGCATATCTCCCTTTTTCTCGTTGATGCTCTCTCGCAGCAAAATTGGCCCCGCGTTACTATCAGTCACTATCGTTCCATCGCGctcttgcagcagcagcagcagcagcaacggtttCTCATCTATTTTGTATCCTGCAGtaaacaaaaatttcattcaCGAATTCGCCCCACCGATGACGATTCCGATggacggatggatggatggatggaacgAGCTGCTTTATGCTGCGACGGAACCACATACCAGTCGCGCAACGTACCACATGGCTGGCGCTGACGAAAGCTAACGTTTGAATGTTTGATCTAGtctgattgtttgtttgctgtttgcgcGTACACTTCAATTTGCTGAAGCTGCTTCATTGTTGgggttgctttgtttttgcagcAATCCTGTGTTGCAATAAGgatattatgttttatgtttagcACGCTACTATTATTGGCTCTTTGAATAAGAAGTATTCTCAGATTAATAAATCATTTCTACTTCCTCAACAAACTATCTCAATTGTATAGCTTTCATAGAAATTGTATGCCAATTTACACTTCTTGGGGTTGTTCCtttcacaaaaaaaggcttacgaagaaggaaaacaacatTCTTCAAGAATTGAGTTTGTTTAAGGTATAAAACAACTGTTTTGTATGAACAATAATGGTAATTGAACACAGAAAAAGCCATTTTATACATCATTGACTTACAAAAGCAATTCCGGCGTTGAGTAACTTTTATTAGCACCACGCACTATGACCTAGTTTGACTGAGGTATTAACAATTAGCATCTCTAGCTTTCTTCCTGACCAAAGTTTCTAAGCTTTACAATGTGTCTGTGGTCTGGTTCTGGTGATACCGGCTAGATTCTAGAAGAAACTATCCCGGCACCTCCAAACTACACCAGAAGTAATTATGCTTTCTTTAGCTGAACAATGCTTCCCCAAGAATACAAACTTTACTCGTGTGGTGTGTGACTTTTCTGCGGGTTTTTGTGATTCAAAATCCAATTTAGCACCGCGCGTCACTGTTGTCCTTGCTGCACTGCCAACCCGACTGGCTTGATCTGtcctttatttttatgatgCTTCATATATCGTGCCTGCTACACCTATCACTAACGAAcgaattcattttcatttacatCACAATACATCGTCCCTCAACATCGAGCGACGCGTGTGGTGAGCCAGCACTGCCAGCGATGCCACCGCACCATAAAGCGATAAAATCATTTGTCCCCGGTGCATCCTCTTACGTGGCCCATCACCGACCAAACCGACCGAAAATATTTCCACCGCGAGGTAGCCATcctctaccccccccccccccccttgcgaGCGCGGGCTGATGAAGGGCGGTAAATCAAAAACAACTCTATTACGGTGACTCCCAACTTTTGGGGCGTTTTACGTCTCCTTTATTGCATCGTAAGTAGCGCCGTGGTGTGGCGGCGATCGGGTGGTTGTGTAAATGTAAGTACATTAAACaacactaaaacaaaacaacaccaccCATCCGTGCACGACCGGGTTTGTGAAGCCGACATCGGAAGGTCGGTCCCGTTCCGTGGCGTGTTTAGATTAGCGGGATTACTTTTAGCTTCACTGTCTTGATTTGAGCAGTGTTTAatctgcaaaaaaataaaagctagACCAAACTTCAGCGATCAAAGTGGCACTGTAACGTCAAAACGTCACAGTTAATCACGTGTGTTTGTCCTGACGGCacgattttttgttgggtGCAGTGCACAGGAGCTTAGTGCTTATGTTTCGCACGGCCTTATCTGGTTtgattattaatattaatatgtATGATGGGAAGGGCAAGATTTGCTGAAACGCATTGTTCGTCGGCGATCTTGACCAAATCTCTTCTGCCGCTCTTCAAACGCGATGACGCTGTGCTTCTTCAGTTTGCCTCGAGCTGACGAGGCTACTTCGGCCCAGGCACGGTTGTCCTTCCGCTTGAGCGCCTTCTTCACAACCGAGGGTGCTCGGGGCTGCGAGCTTTAGGCTGCAGTCCCTGCTCAAGAGCCCATTGCTTGGAGGAGTAACACGGTGCGAGCTTGAATGGAAAACTACGCCGTTGAATTGAACTACGCTTACAAATATCTCTATTCGAGCAGCGTTGTGTACGATATGATGTGAGAGCTTTCCCATGGCGTTCTTTAAAGACATATTTTCCAAATCGAGTTTTACAAATAGAatgtggtgtatgtgtgaccTATTGTTGGGTGcattaaaatccattttcGTATTAGCATTATTTTTCCCTTATTTACAGCATTCAGTTCCATTTTCAGTATGTTCCGTTCGTGCAATTTTAAACGCTACAACCCTGACGTTGAACGGCATCGTTTgcatcatctttttttttgtgattaatTTTTGCACTAACTAACACACTCTACCAAATGCGTCGGAAATCCAATCGTTACGCttctgaaaaaataaaatatcattcGCGTCCAATCAAACTCAACAAACAACtttgtacacaaacacacgaacacTATGCACTTTCATTACGCTACGTTTTACGCGGAACACATTCTCACGACATACAACATGGATGGTACTGATGCGGCTAGATACAGATGCAGTAAGTAGTGgtatgatgatggtgatggtgtacttgcagatgatggtggtgggtttGGGATGGaattcattcaaaataaatttgaagatgtttttttgcgaGATATCCAAACAAATTTGATCATCCTCAAATCAAATTTGAACGCTTGAATCAAGAACGAGTATTATTTAATGTTTCCTTACATATTTCATCGTTTaggtttattttaattgaagtctttttatgttaatttaaacaaaaaaaacataattttgttACCACTGCTGAATGTCAAAactacaataaaaaataactctTTTGCAAATTTTTCTAGCTAAATTAAATCATGTAATGATTCAGATCAATGAAAAGGAGTCAAGTGTCAATCCTAATTATAAAATCCAATGATCCAATATAATTATCCAATGATTTAGTATGTAAGTTAGCATCAAATAACTctgtaatttaacaaaaactgTGACTTTCTCTCGAAGCCATATAGAAAATCATTaaacaaatgcaaataaattgtCTTAAAACAAGATGGATTAATTGCAATTAGTTCCATCGCTTCCTACATAATTATCCTACCAAACACTGGGAGCAAGTTTCACCACAGTCGACAGATGAAATACAATCTGCATAAAACGAAGAGAACTTCCAGATACTCACATACAGataataatttaacaaaacataaacttcTTCAGTATATTTTTGCCAGCCTTACTAATGATAATTACAGTCTTGGTCCTTTtcccaaacaaaaattatcctCTCCTGATTAAATCATGATTAGCAAGTAGCAAACCCTCTGACGCACTAAAGTCACACACAAttgcaaacgcacacacacacacacatacacacacacacacacacacacacacacacacacacacacacacacacacacacattcacacacctGTCGACAAAACCTCCAGCAAAAGAGCGAGACAAACGAAAGAAGGTGAAGAACGAACGTTTAAAACATGTACATTCACTAACAGACGAGACGATGGGCGCTACTTTGGTTGCCGATGTAGTCGAGTGAAGGCGTTTCTAGCGTGCATGCGTGTGGGTGGGGTGGCGAGCGGTCAACCGCCGGCGATGAAAGGTTAACGATGATACGATTCATGAAGGCAGGATATGGTTGATGAGTTGAtgggatgtcgatgttggtcaCACGCACAGTCACACGcataaaacagcaacaaaaacacatacacacagccgGGCAGCACAATGCACAGCAATCAATAGTGGCGGCAGTGCCCAATGTGACATTATGTGGCACACAAGTGAAgagccggcagcagcagtagtagtacgCAAgttgtgatgatggtgatggtgatgatgatgatgatgataaccatcgcagtagtagtagtagaagta comes from the Anopheles coluzzii chromosome 2, AcolN3, whole genome shotgun sequence genome and includes:
- the LOC120947294 gene encoding uncharacterized protein LOC120947294, whose translation is MGAKGSVEAAKMNADGWGHFERGSRHYSHRHNQRSQSLNRGQALSRADVSGMW